ACCGGCCATAGGCCTCGTAGCCGGGGCGGGTGTACTCGTTCTCCCGGTCCTTGGCATACACCCCAACGACGATGCAGCGTCGCACCGCGCTCATGGCGTTGAGCAGGCCCATGGTCGAATCGACCTGCCAGTCGTCGCCGAGAAAGGCCTCGTAGGGGAAGAAGAGGTTCTGGCCGTCGTGCATGTACAGCACGGGGAACCGTTGGAGCGGGTTCTCGTAGTAGCCCGGCGGATAGTAGCAGCGCACCTTGTGCGCGCCTGCGCCATGCGGGTCTGCGATTTCGAGCAGGTCGCCGATGCTTCCGCCGGTGGGCCCGTGGAAGTAGGGGTAGTTCTGCACCACGGGACCTTCCACCGTGGCCAGGGCATTCTCGCCCTTCGCCCAGTACACGCGGTCTTCAACCTGCAGACAGGCCTTGTAGTAGATGAACGGCTGATCGGTACTTATGGTGAACGTTGCGGTCTGTCGATCGGCCGACACCGTCGAGGCCTCGACCGGGGTGTCCCAATCTTGCTCGGTGCGCAGGGTGATGCGCCCGCGGGTCACCGGATAGTGCACCTGGATCTCGAGGGGGCGTTGCGTGCTCACGGTCTGCGGCTCCTGCTGGTTGAAGGTTGGCGTCTCCGCGAGTGTTGGGCAGAGCATCGATGCGTCCCTGCGTTTGTCAGGGA
The window above is part of the Pseudomonadota bacterium genome. Proteins encoded here:
- a CDS encoding alpha/beta hydrolase, which codes for MLCPTLAETPTFNQQEPQTVSTQRPLEIQVHYPVTRGRITLRTEQDWDTPVEASTVSADRQTATFTISTDQPFIYYKACLQVEDRVYWAKGENALATVEGPVVQNYPYFHGPTGGSIGDLLEIADPHGAGAHKVRCYYPPGYYENPLQRFPVLYMHDGQNLFFPYEAFLGDDWQVDSTMGLLNAMSAVRRCIVVGVYAKDRENEYTRPGYEAYGRFLVEQLKKATIDRTLRTLPGPEHTAVMGSSLGGVVSLYLAWQWPEVFGMAACMSSTFTWKDDLMERIAQEPRRNIRLYLDSGWPGDNYEVTAAMRDLLLRRGFKSGSDLMYFAFPEALHSEKYWAMRSHIPYQFFFGAGFRAYRNQLRARCD